The Mycobacteriales bacterium genome includes a region encoding these proteins:
- a CDS encoding enoyl-CoA hydratase-related protein — MSTVRVERERPEIAVVTLDRPDRLNAMNHDLVSDLHAALDELAADLTCRVVILTGAGRGFCAGLDLKGAGQAPHTEGLGRAAAGMRSQQHIAALVPRLRSMPQPVIAAVNGAAAGGGLALALASDVRIASASAKFNVAFVRIGLSGCDIGVSWLLPRLIGATRAFELMLTGRIIDAAEADRIGLVVRVVADDELMGAAMQTAELICANSPFGIWMTKEVMWSNLETPSLHAGIDLENRTQILSSFTEDMQEALAAFRDKRPPRFGGMG, encoded by the coding sequence GTGAGCACTGTCCGCGTCGAGCGCGAGCGGCCCGAGATCGCGGTCGTCACCCTGGACCGACCCGACCGGCTCAACGCGATGAACCACGACCTGGTGTCGGACCTGCACGCGGCCCTCGACGAGCTCGCCGCGGACCTGACCTGCCGGGTGGTCATCCTCACCGGTGCCGGACGGGGGTTCTGCGCCGGGCTGGACCTGAAGGGGGCCGGGCAGGCACCGCACACCGAGGGGCTCGGCCGCGCCGCCGCCGGGATGCGCTCGCAGCAGCACATCGCGGCGCTCGTGCCGCGGCTGCGGTCGATGCCGCAACCGGTCATCGCCGCGGTCAACGGCGCGGCCGCCGGCGGCGGGCTGGCGCTCGCCCTCGCCTCCGACGTACGCATCGCGTCGGCCTCGGCGAAGTTCAACGTCGCCTTCGTGCGCATCGGGTTGTCCGGCTGCGACATCGGGGTCAGCTGGCTGCTGCCCCGGCTGATCGGGGCGACCCGCGCCTTCGAGCTCATGCTGACCGGGCGGATCATCGACGCGGCGGAGGCCGACCGGATCGGTCTGGTCGTCCGCGTCGTCGCCGACGACGAGCTGATGGGCGCGGCGATGCAGACCGCCGAGCTGATCTGCGCCAACTCGCCGTTCGGAATCTGGATGACCAAAGAGGTCATGTGGTCCAACCTGGAGACGCCCAGCCTGCACGCCGGCATCGACCTCGAGAACCGCACGCAGATCCTGTCGTCGTTCACCGAGGACATGCAGGAGGCGCTGGCGGCGTTCCGCGACAAGCGCCCACCCCGCTTCGGCGGGATGGGCTGA
- a CDS encoding MFS transporter codes for MSLSAPQRHVPDGMILALVCAAQFMVVLDVSVVNVALPSIGRELHYTAGGLQWVVNAYVLTFAGFLLLGGRIADLFGRRRVFIGGLALFSIASLLGGLAQTSTELTIARAVQGVGGAVLSPATLTVIMTTFAEGKARHRALGMWSAVAGAGGAFGGIIGGVLTNYLSWRWVLFVNVPIGAAAVVAAVALLTETRRREATRDIDVSGAVLATVGLATVVYAIVGTTTHPWGSARTIALLAVGIVLLGAFLFSQARLAKAPLMPLSLFRSRSVSGANAVMLLSGIAFFSMWYFLSLYLQDVLGYGPLKAGLLFLPMSGAIIIGAQTSARLVTRVGVRPVLTTGLLLATGGFVWLAELGAASGYVSGVLGGSLLTSLGMGLSFTPLATAATAGVPMHQAGLASGVLNTSRQVGGSLGLAILATIATDRTHALLSGAHTGTGAALTAGYDRAFLAAAVVMLVAAAVAALAIPALRRTPEEEVRTAVGTPTPVLTD; via the coding sequence GTGAGCCTGAGCGCACCGCAACGGCACGTCCCCGACGGGATGATCCTGGCGCTGGTCTGCGCCGCGCAGTTCATGGTCGTGCTCGACGTGTCGGTGGTCAACGTCGCGCTGCCCTCCATCGGGCGCGAGCTGCACTACACCGCCGGCGGCCTGCAGTGGGTCGTCAACGCCTATGTCCTGACATTCGCCGGTTTCCTGCTGCTCGGAGGCCGCATCGCCGACCTGTTCGGGCGCCGCCGCGTCTTCATCGGCGGCCTCGCGCTGTTCTCGATCGCGAGCCTGCTCGGCGGGCTGGCCCAGACGTCGACCGAGCTGACGATCGCCCGCGCCGTGCAGGGCGTCGGCGGTGCGGTGCTCTCGCCCGCCACCCTCACCGTGATCATGACGACGTTCGCCGAGGGCAAGGCCCGACACCGCGCGCTCGGCATGTGGAGCGCGGTGGCGGGCGCCGGCGGCGCGTTCGGCGGCATCATCGGCGGCGTCCTCACCAACTACCTCAGCTGGCGCTGGGTGCTGTTCGTCAACGTCCCGATCGGCGCCGCTGCGGTCGTCGCCGCGGTCGCCCTGCTCACCGAGACCCGCCGGAGGGAGGCGACGCGCGACATCGACGTCAGCGGTGCGGTCCTCGCGACCGTCGGCCTGGCCACCGTCGTCTACGCGATCGTCGGCACGACGACCCACCCGTGGGGCTCGGCGCGCACGATCGCGCTGCTGGCCGTCGGCATCGTGCTCCTCGGTGCCTTCCTGTTCAGCCAGGCCCGGCTGGCCAAGGCGCCGCTCATGCCACTGTCGCTGTTCCGCTCGCGGTCGGTGTCCGGCGCCAACGCGGTGATGCTGCTGTCGGGCATCGCGTTCTTCTCGATGTGGTACTTCCTGTCGCTCTACCTCCAGGACGTGCTCGGCTACGGCCCGCTGAAGGCCGGGCTGCTGTTCCTGCCGATGAGCGGCGCGATCATCATCGGCGCGCAGACCAGCGCGCGCCTCGTCACCCGAGTGGGAGTGCGCCCGGTGCTCACCACCGGCCTGCTACTGGCCACCGGCGGGTTCGTCTGGCTGGCCGAGCTCGGCGCCGCCAGCGGCTACGTCTCCGGCGTGCTGGGCGGCAGCCTGCTCACCAGCCTCGGCATGGGGCTGTCGTTCACCCCGCTCGCCACCGCCGCGACGGCCGGGGTGCCGATGCACCAGGCCGGACTGGCCTCCGGCGTCCTCAACACCTCGCGGCAGGTCGGCGGCTCGCTGGGCCTCGCGATCCTCGCCACCATCGCCACCGACCGCACGCACGCGCTGCTCAGCGGAGCGCACACCGGCACCGGGGCCGCGCTCACCGCCGGCTACGACCGGGCGTTCCTGGCTGCCGCGGTGGTCATGCTGGTGGCGGCCGCGGTGGCGGCGCTGGCGATCCCGGCCCTTCGGCGTACGCCGGAGGAGGAGGTCCGCACCGCGGTCGGCACCCCGACCCCGGTGCTCACCGACTGA
- a CDS encoding oxaloacetate decarboxylase, producing the protein MSALLQPRAPAGRLRELLASESPVLAPGAYDALSARLVEAAGFDCVYMTGFGTAAARLGRPDIGLLTGSEMVDNARAIAGAVGVPVVADADTGYGNPINVIRTVRDYEQAGVAGIHLEDQVMPKRCGHLAGKAVVPQEDMVAKIRAAVAARTNPDFLLIARTDARAPEGLESALRRAAAYAEAGADMLFVEAPQDEAEVEAIAATLRGVPLLFNWAEGGRTPPVPLARLTELGYRLVIFPVGTLLAATAGMRRLLATLRADGTPAGALDGLPSLQEFADFIGMTEVRDLEQRFGS; encoded by the coding sequence ATGTCCGCCCTGCTGCAGCCCCGGGCGCCCGCCGGCCGGCTCCGCGAGCTGCTCGCGTCCGAGTCGCCGGTCCTCGCACCCGGCGCCTACGACGCGCTGTCGGCGCGGCTGGTCGAGGCGGCCGGGTTCGACTGCGTCTACATGACCGGGTTCGGCACCGCGGCCGCCCGGCTCGGCCGGCCGGACATCGGCCTGCTCACCGGAAGCGAGATGGTCGACAACGCCCGCGCGATCGCCGGTGCGGTCGGCGTACCGGTCGTCGCCGACGCGGACACCGGCTACGGCAACCCGATCAACGTCATCCGCACGGTCCGCGACTACGAGCAGGCGGGCGTCGCCGGCATCCACCTGGAGGACCAGGTGATGCCCAAGCGATGCGGGCACCTCGCCGGCAAGGCCGTGGTGCCGCAGGAGGACATGGTCGCCAAGATCCGCGCGGCGGTCGCGGCCCGCACCAACCCCGACTTCCTGCTCATCGCCCGCACCGACGCGCGCGCGCCGGAGGGGCTCGAGAGTGCGCTGCGCCGGGCCGCGGCCTACGCCGAGGCGGGCGCCGACATGCTGTTCGTCGAGGCACCGCAGGACGAGGCCGAGGTCGAGGCGATCGCGGCGACCCTGCGCGGCGTGCCGCTGCTGTTCAACTGGGCCGAAGGCGGCCGCACGCCTCCCGTGCCGCTGGCGCGGCTGACCGAGCTGGGCTACCGACTGGTGATCTTCCCGGTCGGGACGCTGCTCGCGGCGACGGCCGGCATGCGCCGCCTGCTGGCGACCCTGCGCGCCGACGGCACCCCCGCGGGCGCGCTCGACGGGCTGCCCTCGCTGCAGGAGTTCGCCGACTTCATCGGGATGACCGAGGTGCGCGACCTCGAGCAGCGGTTCGGCTCGTAG
- a CDS encoding DedA family protein, giving the protein MTGSPHLPGVFASLAPTLNHYGYGAVALFLFLEDFGVPVPGETILIAAAVYAGAGRLDIVVLGVVATLAAIAGDNVGFAIGHFGGRQLVLRWGRRVFLTEKRLDKAEQFFTRHGGKVVTIARFVEGLRQANGIVAGIAKMHWRRFIVFNVIGAVLWVAVWLTVGYVAGSHIDSLYRSFRHDEVYVGVAIAVAVLAFAGYRLHRRLRPGR; this is encoded by the coding sequence GTGACCGGCTCGCCACATCTTCCCGGCGTCTTCGCCTCCCTGGCCCCGACGCTGAACCACTACGGCTACGGCGCGGTGGCGCTGTTCCTGTTCCTCGAGGACTTCGGCGTCCCGGTGCCGGGCGAGACCATCCTCATCGCGGCGGCGGTCTACGCGGGCGCCGGCCGGCTCGACATCGTGGTGCTCGGCGTAGTCGCCACACTCGCGGCGATCGCCGGCGACAACGTCGGCTTCGCGATCGGTCACTTCGGCGGGCGCCAGCTCGTCCTGCGGTGGGGCCGGCGGGTGTTCCTCACCGAGAAGCGACTCGACAAGGCCGAGCAGTTCTTCACCCGGCACGGCGGCAAGGTCGTGACGATCGCCCGGTTCGTCGAGGGGCTGCGGCAGGCCAACGGCATCGTGGCCGGCATCGCCAAGATGCACTGGCGCCGCTTCATCGTCTTCAACGTGATCGGCGCCGTGCTCTGGGTCGCGGTCTGGCTCACCGTCGGCTACGTCGCGGGAAGCCACATCGACAGCCTTTACCGGTCGTTCCGCCACGACGAGGTCTACGTCGGGGTCGCGATCGCGGTGGCGGTGCTGGCGTTCGCGGGCTACCGGCTGCACCGGCGGCTCCGGCCGGGACGCTGA
- a CDS encoding DUF3048 domain-containing protein: MAAKPLGRSSVLLAVGALGVAALAGCAGGTKPAAHTVTLQTPSPPAPPSATPSPRPVSPLTGLPAADPASIARPALSIKIDNIASALPQAGVNQADIVTEALVEGGLTRLLATYQSTGASAVGPVRSARPVDADLLRELNGGYFGYSGAAAGEIAPVIDHSTSLLLGFDDHPSLYYRAHGRYAPHNVFTSTASLWAAGHAQRPTMPAPPRLFSYSATPGAGTPAGHVTMAFSPMSSAAWTWSGGHWLRTQDGSPDVLVDGSRVTADNIVILSVATAGTGITDAAGNEDPLPVVIGSGTCWLLRDGQVQQGTWQRPTVARPMVIVDAAGHPLPLHPGRTWIELLPKPHAPAFS; encoded by the coding sequence GTGGCAGCAAAACCCCTCGGCCGCTCCAGCGTGCTCCTCGCCGTCGGCGCCCTCGGCGTGGCCGCATTGGCCGGCTGTGCAGGTGGCACCAAACCCGCCGCGCACACGGTCACCCTGCAGACCCCGTCGCCGCCCGCGCCGCCGTCGGCGACGCCGAGCCCGCGGCCGGTCTCACCACTGACCGGGCTGCCCGCCGCCGACCCTGCGTCGATCGCCCGGCCCGCCCTCTCGATCAAGATCGACAACATCGCGTCCGCGCTGCCGCAGGCGGGAGTCAACCAGGCCGACATCGTGACCGAGGCGCTGGTCGAGGGCGGGCTGACGAGGCTGCTCGCGACCTACCAGTCGACCGGTGCGTCCGCGGTCGGCCCCGTGCGCTCCGCCCGGCCGGTCGACGCCGACCTGCTGCGCGAGCTGAACGGCGGCTACTTCGGCTACTCGGGCGCGGCGGCCGGCGAGATCGCACCGGTCATCGACCACTCGACGTCGCTGCTGCTGGGCTTCGACGACCACCCGAGCCTCTACTACCGGGCGCACGGCCGCTACGCGCCACACAACGTCTTCACCTCGACCGCGTCGCTGTGGGCAGCCGGGCATGCGCAGCGCCCGACGATGCCCGCCCCGCCACGGCTGTTCAGCTACTCGGCGACGCCCGGCGCCGGCACGCCCGCCGGTCACGTGACGATGGCGTTCTCACCGATGTCGAGCGCCGCCTGGACCTGGTCGGGTGGGCACTGGCTGCGCACCCAGGACGGCTCCCCCGACGTCCTCGTCGACGGCAGCCGCGTAACGGCCGACAACATCGTGATCCTCTCGGTCGCGACCGCCGGCACCGGCATCACCGACGCCGCCGGCAACGAAGACCCGCTGCCGGTCGTCATCGGCAGCGGCACCTGCTGGCTGCTGCGCGACGGCCAGGTGCAGCAGGGCACGTGGCAGCGACCGACGGTCGCACGGCCGATGGTCATCGTCGATGCCGCGGGTCACCCGCTGCCCCTGCACCCGGGCCGCACCTGGATCGAGCTGCTGCCCAAGCCGCACGCGCCCGCCTTCTCGTAG
- a CDS encoding N,N-dimethylformamidase beta subunit family domain-containing protein → MTTSSPGRVRPGWSTLRRAAVPVLAAAAIGGCAVQATPRATPPAATPSTTAPTDMAPWSVATENAKPGTADWQIHDAATDHEIEAYADHTSVVTGHPVTLYVSTSSTGYVVRAYRMGWYAGDEAREVWVSPPQHGVHQLPARVDPMNHTVTAPWQPSMQVPTDGWPPGDYLLRLDADSGKQWFVPLTVRAVHPPDHAVVIVNAVTTWQAYNAWGGYSLYHGRSGLSGYADRARIVSFDRPYAEGAGSGDFLGNELPALALAEKLGLPLAYATSIDLDRDPTLLDGAAAVLSLGHDEYWSSAMRASVTAARDRGTNVAFLGANAIYRHIRFGDGPLGPDRLIIDYKSASEDPLDGVDDKQVTVNWRAPPLDDPETSLTGVTYQCNPVDDPLVVADASSWLFAGTGARDGEQLPGLVGSEYDRVDLSRPQTPRPIEVLFHSPVQCRGQSDAQESAYYTTGSGAGVFDSGTSSWVCALDDICTQGRGDKRAQVVIRVVTANLLRAFAAGPAGEQHPAVDNVSRVQGPSAG, encoded by the coding sequence GTGACGACGTCCTCCCCGGGGCGGGTCCGACCGGGGTGGTCGACCCTGCGCCGCGCCGCCGTTCCCGTTCTCGCCGCAGCCGCGATCGGCGGTTGCGCCGTGCAGGCGACCCCGCGAGCGACGCCACCGGCCGCGACGCCGTCGACGACCGCGCCGACGGACATGGCGCCCTGGAGCGTCGCGACCGAGAACGCCAAGCCCGGCACCGCCGACTGGCAGATCCACGATGCCGCCACCGACCACGAGATCGAGGCCTACGCCGACCACACCAGCGTGGTCACCGGTCACCCCGTGACGCTCTACGTGTCGACAAGCTCGACCGGCTACGTCGTACGCGCGTACCGGATGGGGTGGTACGCCGGCGACGAGGCGCGCGAGGTCTGGGTATCGCCGCCCCAGCACGGCGTGCACCAGCTGCCGGCCCGGGTCGACCCGATGAATCACACCGTCACCGCTCCCTGGCAGCCGTCGATGCAGGTGCCGACGGACGGCTGGCCGCCGGGCGACTACCTGCTGCGGCTCGACGCCGACTCCGGCAAGCAGTGGTTCGTGCCGCTCACGGTCCGGGCGGTGCACCCGCCCGACCACGCGGTCGTGATCGTGAACGCGGTGACGACGTGGCAGGCCTACAACGCCTGGGGCGGCTACAGCCTCTACCACGGCCGGAGCGGCCTGTCGGGCTACGCCGACCGCGCGCGGATCGTGAGCTTCGACCGGCCGTACGCCGAAGGGGCCGGGTCCGGCGACTTCCTGGGCAACGAGCTGCCCGCCCTCGCCCTGGCCGAGAAGCTGGGGCTGCCGCTCGCCTACGCGACCAGCATCGACCTCGACCGCGACCCGACGCTGCTCGACGGGGCGGCCGCGGTGCTGTCACTCGGGCACGACGAGTACTGGTCCAGCGCGATGCGCGCGTCGGTCACGGCGGCCCGCGACCGGGGCACGAACGTCGCGTTCCTCGGTGCCAACGCGATCTACCGGCACATCCGGTTCGGCGACGGGCCGCTCGGGCCCGACCGCCTGATCATCGACTACAAGTCCGCCAGCGAGGACCCGCTCGACGGCGTCGACGACAAGCAGGTCACGGTCAACTGGCGCGCGCCGCCGCTCGACGACCCGGAGACGTCGCTGACCGGCGTCACCTACCAGTGCAACCCGGTCGACGACCCGCTGGTCGTGGCCGACGCGTCGAGCTGGCTGTTCGCCGGGACCGGTGCGCGGGACGGCGAGCAGCTGCCGGGTCTCGTCGGCTCGGAGTACGACCGGGTCGACCTGAGCCGCCCGCAGACGCCGCGACCGATCGAGGTGCTCTTCCACTCGCCGGTCCAGTGCCGGGGACAGTCGGATGCGCAGGAGTCGGCCTACTACACGACGGGCAGCGGCGCCGGCGTCTTCGACAGCGGCACCAGCTCGTGGGTGTGCGCGCTCGATGACATCTGCACCCAGGGGCGCGGCGACAAGCGGGCACAGGTGGTGATCCGGGTCGTCACGGCCAACCTGCTCCGGGCGTTTGCGGCCGGACCCGCCGGCGAGCAGCACCCGGCGGTCGACAACGTGAGCCGCGTCCAGGGCCCGTCGGCGGGTTGA
- a CDS encoding SRPBCC family protein, with protein MAARRASVRRQVRIARPADDVWSLVGDPRRITDWFPGIVAADVDGETRTITTGAGLPMPEQIVTCDRLQRRFQYRITAPLFQEHLSTIDVIDLGDGTSLVVYGVDAAPATMALVIGGAAGNALEHLRVVMEGTG; from the coding sequence ATGGCCGCGCGACGCGCGAGCGTGCGTCGGCAGGTGCGCATCGCGCGACCGGCGGACGACGTCTGGTCTCTGGTCGGCGATCCGCGGCGCATCACCGACTGGTTCCCGGGGATCGTCGCTGCCGACGTCGACGGCGAGACCCGCACGATCACCACGGGAGCCGGTCTGCCCATGCCGGAGCAGATCGTCACGTGCGACCGCCTGCAGCGGCGGTTCCAGTACCGCATCACCGCCCCGCTCTTCCAGGAGCACCTCTCGACGATCGACGTGATCGACCTGGGTGACGGGACGAGCCTGGTCGTCTACGGCGTCGACGCCGCCCCCGCGACGATGGCGCTGGTCATCGGCGGCGCGGCGGGCAACGCGCTCGAGCACCTCCGCGTCGTCATGGAAGGAACCGGCTGA
- a CDS encoding sulfatase-like hydrolase/transferase, which produces MGRKILFVTTDQQRYDTLGCNGGLLSRTPVADRLAAEGIRYERAVPQSVVCMPSRSTMLTGQHPTTHGVWMNGVPLPVDAPSVAGLLHDAGYRTALVGKAHFEPFLDPFLRFTENALSRTGTTPPGGTHRGFEHLEFATHGAIGPLHYARWLREHHPEAVGMFYATLDGELEVNAEGGGDSGAPQVKANAVPREWYHTDWVADRTISWLESLDTDDDWFCWMSFPDPHHPWDPPQSEVGRVDWREVPLPAGYPQTAAEREALLDRKPRHWRLWYDGTLVSNYEAPAHWVPATLTADQVREVNARNAVEVELIDEALGRVLRCIERRGWGADVDVVFTTDHGELQGDFGLLFKGPYHVDSLMRLPLIWRPAPRTGARPSVVTRPVGLVDLAPTFCRIAGLEPAPWMQGRPLPGDDESVAVERVLTEWDSELFGVDVHLRTVTRDRWVCTAYLPGTVHDGSEGELYDLVDDPLQRDNRWNDPTQRSLRDDLLADLWDNQPAAHRPRLQVEAPV; this is translated from the coding sequence ATGGGCCGCAAGATCCTCTTCGTCACGACCGACCAGCAGCGCTACGACACGCTCGGCTGCAACGGTGGCCTGCTCTCGCGCACCCCGGTCGCCGACCGGCTCGCCGCCGAGGGCATCCGCTACGAGCGGGCCGTCCCGCAGTCGGTCGTCTGCATGCCGTCGCGGTCGACGATGCTCACCGGCCAGCACCCCACGACGCACGGCGTCTGGATGAACGGCGTCCCGCTGCCCGTCGACGCTCCCTCGGTCGCCGGCTTGCTGCACGACGCCGGCTACCGCACCGCGCTGGTCGGCAAGGCGCACTTCGAGCCGTTCCTCGACCCGTTCCTGCGGTTCACCGAGAATGCGCTGTCGCGCACCGGCACCACCCCGCCGGGGGGCACCCACCGGGGGTTCGAGCACCTCGAGTTCGCGACCCACGGGGCGATCGGGCCGCTGCACTACGCCCGCTGGCTGCGTGAGCACCACCCCGAGGCCGTCGGCATGTTCTACGCCACGCTCGACGGCGAGCTCGAGGTCAACGCCGAGGGGGGTGGCGACAGCGGAGCGCCCCAGGTCAAGGCCAACGCCGTGCCGCGGGAGTGGTACCACACCGACTGGGTCGCGGACCGCACGATCTCCTGGTTGGAGTCGCTCGACACCGACGACGACTGGTTCTGCTGGATGAGCTTCCCCGACCCGCACCATCCGTGGGACCCGCCGCAGTCGGAGGTCGGACGGGTCGACTGGCGCGAGGTGCCGCTGCCCGCCGGCTACCCGCAGACCGCCGCCGAGCGGGAGGCGCTGCTCGACCGCAAGCCCCGGCACTGGCGGCTCTGGTACGACGGCACGCTGGTCTCCAACTACGAGGCGCCGGCCCATTGGGTGCCGGCCACGCTGACTGCCGACCAGGTGCGCGAGGTCAACGCGCGCAACGCCGTCGAGGTCGAGCTCATCGACGAGGCCCTGGGCCGGGTGCTGCGCTGCATCGAGCGGCGCGGCTGGGGGGCCGACGTCGACGTCGTCTTCACCACGGATCACGGCGAGCTTCAGGGCGACTTCGGCCTGCTGTTCAAGGGGCCGTACCACGTCGACTCGCTGATGCGGCTGCCGCTGATCTGGCGACCCGCCCCCCGCACGGGCGCCCGTCCGTCGGTCGTCACCAGGCCCGTCGGGCTGGTCGACCTCGCGCCGACGTTCTGCCGGATCGCCGGGCTCGAGCCCGCCCCGTGGATGCAGGGCCGGCCGCTGCCCGGTGACGACGAGTCGGTCGCAGTCGAACGGGTGCTGACCGAGTGGGACAGCGAGCTGTTCGGGGTCGACGTGCACCTGCGCACCGTCACCCGTGACCGCTGGGTCTGCACGGCGTACCTACCCGGGACCGTGCACGACGGGTCCGAAGGGGAGCTCTACGACCTCGTCGACGATCCGCTGCAGCGGGACAACCGCTGGAACGACCCCACCCAGCGTTCGCTGCGCGACGACCTGCTCGCCGACCTCTGGGACAACCAGCCCGCGGCACACCGGCCGCGGCTGCAGGTGGAGGCGCCGGTCTGA
- a CDS encoding PRC-barrel domain-containing protein: MFEADNIREWRGHDVVDSSGGKIGELEAIYVDTATDEPSFATVKIGFPGRHRLVFVPLDRATVGPGYLKVAYDKKLVKDAPAIDTDGELRAADEPEVFKHYELDYQTGASGERRLARR, encoded by the coding sequence GTGTTCGAGGCCGACAACATCCGTGAGTGGCGTGGTCACGACGTCGTCGACAGCTCGGGCGGCAAGATCGGCGAGCTCGAGGCGATCTACGTCGACACCGCCACTGACGAACCGTCGTTCGCCACGGTGAAGATCGGGTTCCCCGGCCGCCACCGGCTGGTGTTCGTGCCCCTCGACCGGGCCACCGTCGGCCCGGGCTACCTGAAGGTGGCCTACGACAAGAAGCTGGTGAAGGACGCGCCGGCCATCGACACCGACGGCGAGCTGCGGGCGGCCGACGAGCCCGAGGTCTTCAAGCACTACGAGCTTGACTACCAAACGGGTGCGAGCGGCGAGCGCCGGCTCGCCCGACGGTAA
- a CDS encoding MFS transporter produces the protein MAGTHQAVATHPAGNPSLLRGLWDRRIERYPDTAPRTFYLAIVVLATIVLYYELYVQGAIAPTIMRHYGMSFTFFVYISVVGNIVGAFASLLAGLADRWGRANLVAYGLGVVAFLLWFGLPNAPGKDGYLGLLAAVSFVEGIILVATPALVRDYSPQLGRASAMGFWTLGPVIGSLIVAEVSSHTLSQTADFNDQFRYAGWAGMIVFVLALLFLRELSPRLRDQLMVSMRDRALIEARAQGIDVEASLQHPWRQMLHLDVVGSAFAISIFLMIYYTMVGFSVIYFTTVFGFSQSQANGLGNWLWAFDAGALIVVGLLSDWIKVRKPFMVFGALGSIAMTIYFLMHATRPSTSYYDFVFMLSLLAVFLAITYAPWMASFTETVERRNPALTATGLAVWGWIIRVIVALSAVAIPLLVTSVTPLVEHGADVAAVQAKYPQQVKTIGEVDPATLGILQTNPTDQSAVTKAVGEIAKAEGIAPTEALQRLVAVGQLPANAKETLAKYGTKVATAAMDAPHEWQKWFWVCVGCEVAFIPFVFVMTGRWSPRRAREDAQQHEEMVQRELAALTSGS, from the coding sequence ATGGCAGGCACACATCAAGCCGTGGCCACTCATCCGGCGGGCAATCCCTCGCTGCTTCGAGGCTTGTGGGACCGGCGCATCGAGCGGTATCCCGACACCGCGCCGCGCACGTTCTACCTGGCGATCGTCGTGCTCGCGACGATCGTCCTCTATTACGAGCTCTACGTGCAGGGCGCGATCGCCCCGACGATCATGCGTCACTACGGGATGTCGTTCACGTTCTTCGTCTACATCTCGGTGGTCGGCAACATCGTCGGCGCGTTCGCGTCGCTGCTGGCCGGCCTCGCCGACCGGTGGGGGCGCGCGAACCTCGTCGCCTACGGGCTGGGCGTCGTCGCGTTCCTGCTGTGGTTCGGGCTGCCCAACGCACCGGGCAAGGACGGCTACCTGGGGCTGCTCGCCGCGGTGAGCTTCGTCGAGGGCATCATCCTGGTCGCAACGCCGGCACTCGTGCGCGACTACTCGCCGCAGCTGGGCCGCGCCTCGGCGATGGGCTTCTGGACGCTCGGTCCGGTCATCGGCAGCCTGATCGTGGCGGAGGTCTCGAGCCACACGCTCTCCCAGACCGCGGACTTCAACGACCAGTTCCGCTACGCCGGCTGGGCCGGGATGATCGTGTTCGTCCTCGCGCTGCTCTTCCTGCGCGAGCTGTCGCCGCGGCTCCGCGACCAGCTGATGGTGAGCATGCGCGACCGCGCGTTGATCGAGGCCCGAGCCCAGGGCATCGACGTGGAGGCCAGCCTCCAGCACCCCTGGCGGCAGATGCTCCATCTCGACGTCGTGGGCTCGGCCTTCGCGATCAGCATCTTCCTGATGATCTATTACACGATGGTCGGGTTCTCGGTCATCTACTTCACGACGGTCTTCGGCTTCAGCCAGTCGCAGGCCAACGGCCTCGGCAACTGGTTGTGGGCCTTCGACGCCGGAGCGCTGATCGTCGTCGGGCTGCTCTCCGACTGGATCAAGGTGCGCAAGCCCTTCATGGTCTTCGGCGCCCTCGGATCGATCGCGATGACGATCTACTTCCTGATGCACGCGACGAGGCCGAGCACGAGCTACTACGACTTCGTGTTCATGCTGAGCCTGCTCGCGGTCTTCCTCGCCATCACCTACGCACCCTGGATGGCGAGCTTCACCGAGACGGTCGAGCGCCGCAACCCGGCGCTGACGGCCACGGGTCTCGCGGTGTGGGGCTGGATCATCCGGGTCATCGTGGCCCTGTCGGCAGTCGCCATCCCGCTGCTCGTCACGTCGGTCACGCCGCTCGTGGAGCACGGGGCCGACGTCGCGGCGGTGCAGGCGAAGTACCCCCAGCAGGTCAAGACCATCGGCGAGGTCGACCCGGCGACGCTGGGCATCCTGCAGACGAACCCGACCGACCAGTCGGCGGTCACCAAGGCCGTCGGTGAGATCGCGAAGGCGGAAGGCATCGCGCCGACCGAGGCGCTGCAACGGCTGGTCGCCGTGGGGCAGTTGCCGGCGAACGCCAAGGAGACGCTGGCGAAGTACGGCACGAAGGTCGCCACGGCCGCCATGGACGCCCCGCACGAGTGGCAGAAGTGGTTCTGGGTGTGCGTCGGCTGCGAGGTCGCGTTCATCCCGTTCGTCTTCGTGATGACCGGGCGCTGGAGCCCGCGCAGGGCACGCGAGGACGCGCAGCAGCACGAGGAGATGGTGCAGCGGGAGCTCGCCGCCCTGACCAGCGGCTCCTGA